A portion of the Bombina bombina isolate aBomBom1 chromosome 11, aBomBom1.pri, whole genome shotgun sequence genome contains these proteins:
- the ALDOA gene encoding fructose-bisphosphate aldolase A, with amino-acid sequence MPHEYPALTPEQKKELHDIAKRIVAPGKGILAADESTGSIAKRLSSIGVENTEENRRFYRQLLFTADERVNPCIGGVITFHETLYHKSDDGTPFTKVIKDKGAVVGIKVDKGVVPLAGTNGETTTQGLDGLSERCAQYKKDGADFAKWRSVLKISEHTPSHLAILENANVLARYASICQQNGIVPIVEPEVLPDGEHDLKRCQYVTEKVLAAVYKALSDHHVYLEGTLLKPNMVTPGHACTKKYTPEEVAMATVTALRRTVPPAVSGITFLSGGQSEEEATVHLNAINKCPLHKPWPLTFSYGRALQASALKAWSGKKENVKNAQEEYTKRALANSLACQGKYVPTGQAGAAAGDSLFVSNHAY; translated from the exons ATGCCTCACGAATACCCCGCACTGACCCCTGAGCAGAAGAAAGAGCTCCATGATATTGCAAAGCGTATCGTAGCCCCAGGAAAGGGCATCCTAGCTGCTGACGAGTCCACAG GCAGCATAGCTAAGCGCCTGAGCTCCATTGGGGTGGAGAACACAGAGGAGAATCGCCGCTTTTATCGCCAACTGCTCTTCACAGCTGATGAAAGGGTTAACCCCTGCATCGGCGGTGTCATCACCTTCCATGAGACACTGTACCACAAGTCTGATGACGGCACACCCTTTACCAAGGTCATCAAGGATAAAGGTGCCGTTGTTGGCATCAAGGTAG ACAAAGGTGTTGTCCCCTTGGCTGGAACAAATGGAGAGACTACAACCCAGG GACTGGACGGACTGTCTGAACGATGTGCCCAGTACAAGAAGGACGGTGCTGACTTCGCCAAATGGCGCAGTGTGTTGAAGATCTCAGAGCACACTCCATCTCACCTTGCCATCTTGGAGAACGCAAATGTGCTGGCACGTTATGCCAGTATCTGCCAACAG AATGGCATTGTACCCATTGTGGAACCTGAGGTCCTTCCTGACGGTGAACATGACCTGAAGAGATGCCAATATGTCACAGAGAAG GTCCTGGCTGCTGTATACAAAGCTCTTAGTGACCATCATGTGTATCTGGAAGGAACCCTGCTGAAGCCCAACATGGTGACACCTGGACACGCATGCACCAAAAAATACACCCCTGaagaggttgccatggcaacagtcACTGCCCTGAGGCGCACTGTGCCCCCTGCAGTCTCTG GTATCACTTTCCTCTCTGGAGGACAGAGTGAGGAGGAAGCCACCGTGCACCTCAATGCTATAAACAAATGCCCTCTGCACAAGCCCTGGCCCCTGACCTTCTCCTATGGCCGGGCccttcaggcatctgccctcaaagCTTGGAGTGGCAAGAAGGAGAACGTTAAGAACGCCCAGGAAGAATACACCAAGCGTGCCCTG GCAAACAGCCTTGCTTGCCAAGGCAAGTATGTGCCCACCGGCCAGGCAGGAGCTGCAGCCGGAGATTCCCTGTTTGTATCCAACCACGCTTATTAA